A stretch of the Dichotomicrobium thermohalophilum genome encodes the following:
- a CDS encoding UxaA family hydrolase, translated as MSNRKFLGYRRENGRVGVRNHVAILPVDDISNAACENVAKNIQGTLALPHSYGRLQFGEDLDLHFRTIIGLGANPNIAACVVIGIEPGWTNKVAEGIAETGKPVAAFAIEQNGDIKTIADASRKAKDFVHWASELQREECPIGDLWVSTKCGESDTTTGLGSCPTVGNMYDKLIPEGIHGVFGETSEITGAEHICKARAASPEIAEKFMATWQAYQDEVIEPYKTSDLSESQPTKGNIEGGLTTIEEKALGNLEKIGRECTYIDVLKPAEAPEKGPGLYFMDTSSAAAECVTLMAAAGYVVHTFPTGQGNVVGNPVLPVVKISANPRTVRTMSEHIDVDVSGILRRDMTLDQAGDALIDMVIRTANGRMTAAEALGHRELVMTKLYRSA; from the coding sequence ATGAGCAACCGCAAATTCCTTGGCTACCGGCGCGAAAATGGCCGTGTCGGCGTTCGCAACCATGTGGCGATTTTGCCTGTCGACGACATCTCGAACGCCGCTTGTGAAAACGTCGCGAAGAACATTCAGGGCACGCTCGCTCTCCCCCATTCCTACGGGCGCTTGCAGTTTGGCGAGGACCTTGATCTGCATTTCCGCACGATCATCGGTCTTGGGGCGAACCCGAACATCGCGGCCTGTGTCGTGATCGGCATCGAGCCGGGCTGGACCAACAAGGTGGCCGAAGGTATTGCCGAGACCGGAAAGCCGGTCGCGGCCTTCGCAATCGAGCAGAATGGCGACATCAAGACGATCGCGGACGCCTCTCGAAAGGCGAAGGATTTCGTCCACTGGGCCAGCGAGCTTCAGCGAGAGGAATGCCCGATCGGCGACCTCTGGGTGTCGACGAAATGCGGCGAGTCTGACACGACAACCGGGCTGGGATCCTGCCCGACCGTCGGCAACATGTACGACAAGCTGATTCCCGAGGGCATTCACGGCGTATTCGGAGAAACCTCCGAGATCACCGGCGCCGAGCACATCTGCAAGGCGCGTGCAGCCTCTCCCGAAATCGCGGAGAAATTCATGGCGACCTGGCAGGCCTACCAGGACGAGGTGATCGAGCCCTACAAGACCTCAGACCTCTCCGAATCCCAGCCGACCAAGGGGAATATCGAGGGGGGCCTGACGACCATCGAGGAAAAGGCGCTCGGCAACCTCGAAAAGATCGGCCGGGAGTGTACATACATCGACGTGCTGAAGCCGGCGGAGGCCCCCGAGAAGGGGCCGGGGCTTTATTTCATGGACACGTCCTCGGCGGCCGCCGAGTGCGTCACCCTCATGGCGGCAGCGGGTTACGTCGTGCACACCTTCCCCACAGGGCAGGGTAATGTTGTCGGCAACCCGGTCCTGCCGGTCGTCAAGATCAGCGCGAATCCGCGCACGGTCCGCACCATGTCCGAGCACATCGACGTGGACGTTTCCGGCATCCTGCGTCGCGACATGACGCTGGATCAGGCGGGCGATGCGCTGATCGACATGGTGATCCGCACCGCCAACGGCCGGATGACGGCGGCCGAGGCGCTGGGCCACCGCGAACTGGTGATGACCAAGCTGTATCGCAGCGCGTAA
- a CDS encoding UxaA family hydrolase — MPTPHFLVHSPKDNVGVVVVEGLTAGTPMMGVITETDSEVSVTARDDIPIGHKVALTDLKEGDTIIKYGEDIGRMVGDAKTGEHVHTHNLKTKRW, encoded by the coding sequence GTGCCAACTCCCCACTTTCTCGTTCACTCGCCGAAGGACAATGTCGGCGTCGTTGTCGTCGAAGGTCTGACGGCGGGTACGCCCATGATGGGCGTGATTACCGAAACCGATTCGGAGGTGTCGGTAACCGCGCGCGACGATATCCCCATCGGCCACAAGGTCGCCCTGACCGACCTCAAGGAAGGCGACACGATCATCAAATACGGCGAGGATATTGGGCGCATGGTCGGCGACGCCAAGACCGGCGAACATGTGCACACACACAACCTGAAAACCAAACGCTGGTAG
- a CDS encoding GntR family transcriptional regulator: protein MEKLDAQPLYTRVKRALAERILSGIWAPGRLLPNEFQLAEEFGVSQGTVRKALDALAAEHLVERHQGRGTFVARHTSDTVHFRFFQLYDAGGRIQPDSRDVRVAVADPSGRERAALALAPEGRVIRITRTRTHEDHPIIDEQISLSEALFSGLLERETIPNTLYDLYQTDFGITVARVEENLRAAPASEATARRLDCPVGTPVLAIERVAFDYSGQPVEWRVSQCLTDSVFYHSTLK from the coding sequence GTGGAAAAGCTCGACGCGCAGCCCCTGTACACCCGCGTGAAGCGCGCGCTGGCCGAGCGTATCCTCTCGGGCATCTGGGCGCCGGGCCGGTTGCTGCCCAACGAGTTTCAGCTTGCCGAGGAGTTCGGGGTCAGCCAGGGAACAGTGCGTAAGGCGCTGGACGCTCTCGCGGCAGAACATCTGGTGGAGCGGCATCAGGGACGCGGCACATTCGTCGCGCGCCATACTTCCGATACCGTGCATTTCCGCTTTTTCCAGCTTTATGACGCCGGCGGGCGCATTCAACCCGACAGTCGCGACGTGCGCGTTGCCGTGGCCGATCCGAGCGGACGCGAGCGGGCCGCGCTCGCCCTCGCGCCGGAGGGGCGGGTCATCCGCATCACCCGCACACGCACACACGAAGACCATCCGATCATCGATGAGCAAATTTCGCTGTCCGAAGCACTCTTCTCGGGTCTACTGGAGCGCGAGACGATCCCGAACACACTCTATGATCTTTATCAGACCGATTTCGGCATCACCGTTGCGCGGGTGGAGGAAAATCTGCGCGCCGCGCCGGCGAGTGAAGCAACCGCGCGCCGCCTGGACTGCCCGGTCGGTACGCCTGTTCTGGCGATCGAGCGGGTCGCCTTCGACTATAGCGGCCAGCCTGTTGAATGGCGCGTGAGCCAGTGCCTCACCGACTCCGTCTTCTATCATAGCACATTGAAATAA
- a CDS encoding Ldh family oxidoreductase, whose translation MTEVTISIAEARHRVEKTLMDNGVTADNAESVARALVDAEIDGQSGHGLRRVASYAAQAAVGKVDGHAVPVINETAPGALHVDVANGFYYPAFDRVAGRLPQMAKAQGIAMAGFYRSHHCGVAGHSVERLAEDGCVALMFANTPAAMAPWGGASRLFGTNPVAFAAPLEGREPVVIDLSLSKVARGKIVAAAERGEPIPEGWAVDVEGQPTTDPARAVKGAMLPFGEAKGSALALMVEMMAAGLTGGRYARDATSFLDAEGGPPETGQLIIAIDATGLSADAPARFAELASWIEADGDARLPGTRRLARRKKVQHNGLKVDRALLEGLSG comes from the coding sequence ATGACCGAGGTCACGATTTCGATTGCCGAGGCGCGTCACCGCGTCGAGAAAACCCTCATGGACAACGGCGTTACCGCCGACAATGCAGAATCCGTAGCGCGCGCTCTCGTCGATGCCGAGATCGACGGACAGAGCGGCCACGGTCTACGGCGCGTCGCCTCTTACGCGGCGCAGGCTGCCGTCGGGAAGGTCGACGGACACGCCGTCCCGGTCATTAATGAGACTGCACCGGGCGCGCTTCATGTCGACGTCGCCAACGGTTTCTATTATCCGGCATTCGACCGCGTTGCGGGGCGGCTTCCGCAAATGGCCAAGGCCCAGGGCATTGCGATGGCGGGCTTCTACCGCTCGCATCATTGCGGGGTCGCAGGGCACAGCGTCGAGCGGCTGGCGGAAGACGGCTGCGTCGCATTGATGTTCGCTAACACGCCCGCCGCGATGGCACCGTGGGGAGGAGCATCGCGGCTGTTCGGCACCAACCCGGTCGCCTTTGCTGCGCCCCTGGAGGGGCGCGAGCCGGTGGTGATCGACCTGTCGCTATCGAAGGTTGCGCGAGGCAAGATCGTCGCTGCGGCGGAAAGGGGTGAACCCATCCCGGAAGGTTGGGCGGTGGACGTTGAGGGGCAGCCGACTACCGATCCGGCGCGCGCCGTCAAGGGAGCGATGCTGCCGTTCGGGGAGGCGAAGGGGTCTGCTCTGGCGCTCATGGTCGAGATGATGGCCGCAGGGCTCACGGGTGGCCGCTATGCCCGGGACGCAACGTCCTTTCTGGATGCCGAGGGCGGGCCACCCGAAACCGGCCAACTTATCATCGCGATTGACGCGACCGGACTGAGTGCCGATGCGCCCGCGCGTTTCGCGGAGCTGGCAAGCTGGATCGAGGCGGATGGCGATGCGCGACTGCCTGGCACGCGCAGGCTGGCGCGGCGTAAAAAAGTTCAGCACAACGGGCTGAAGGTCGACAGAGCCTTGCTCGAAGGGTTGAGCGGCTAG
- a CDS encoding ceramidase domain-containing protein, with translation MDWSQKVFAYCERGLSPAFWAEPVNATTNVAFLIAALAALALLYREPNHKRTVTRHLLIALVFIIGIGSFLFHTFATRWAAVADVAPIGIFMLAYLVFALRRFVGANVFWSLVGLALFIGAMMAAGRLQCWDGQVGFNLDIPEGARGRCLNGSVGYLPAWGSMLLIGGYLSAFASDAFTRRRTGPLVLTAGIVFTASIAFRSLDMALCQTVAIAGTSIGTHFMWHVLNAVTLFLLLVAAIRHPLGRERQEITPPRPARAY, from the coding sequence ATGGACTGGAGCCAGAAGGTCTTCGCCTACTGTGAGCGCGGCCTCAGCCCGGCGTTCTGGGCGGAGCCGGTGAACGCGACAACCAACGTGGCCTTCCTGATCGCGGCGCTCGCCGCGCTGGCGCTGCTTTATCGAGAGCCGAACCACAAGCGCACGGTGACGAGGCATCTGCTGATCGCGCTGGTGTTCATCATTGGCATCGGCAGCTTCCTGTTCCACACCTTCGCCACCCGCTGGGCCGCCGTGGCGGATGTTGCGCCGATCGGGATCTTCATGCTCGCCTATCTGGTGTTCGCTCTGCGCCGCTTCGTCGGAGCCAACGTCTTCTGGTCGCTGGTGGGGCTGGCTCTGTTTATCGGCGCGATGATGGCCGCGGGGCGGCTGCAATGCTGGGACGGGCAGGTCGGCTTCAATCTCGACATCCCGGAAGGTGCGCGCGGAAGGTGTCTCAACGGCAGCGTCGGTTATCTGCCTGCCTGGGGATCTATGCTGCTGATCGGCGGATATTTGAGCGCGTTCGCCTCCGACGCTTTCACGCGCCGGCGAACAGGTCCGCTGGTGCTCACCGCAGGCATCGTCTTCACAGCTTCGATCGCGTTCCGATCGCTGGACATGGCGCTGTGCCAGACGGTGGCGATTGCCGGAACGTCCATCGGCACCCACTTCATGTGGCATGTGCTCAATGCCGTGACGCTGTTTCTCTTGCTGGTGGCTGCGATCCGGCATCCTCTCGGGCGGGAACGCCAGGAGATCACGCCGCCGCGGCCAGCCCGGGCCTATTAG
- a CDS encoding DUF6653 family protein, producing the protein MDIFRCAERLMLMDEETWQRHAHPFSVWTRIFLGLPLLVLAVWSRLWIGGWWLLALAGALAFLWLNPRLAPIPQHTNNWASKAVFGERVWLNRQEVPIPPHHRLAPHLLTVVSAIGIPFLLWGLYALALWPTLFGAALIYLGKMWFVDRMVWLYEDMKDAHPSYAAWMR; encoded by the coding sequence GTGGACATCTTTCGCTGTGCCGAGAGGCTGATGTTGATGGATGAGGAGACGTGGCAGCGCCACGCCCATCCGTTCAGCGTCTGGACCCGCATATTCCTCGGTTTGCCGCTGCTGGTCCTGGCCGTCTGGTCGCGTCTGTGGATCGGCGGCTGGTGGTTGCTCGCGCTCGCAGGGGCGCTCGCTTTCCTTTGGCTTAATCCGCGCCTGGCGCCAATTCCGCAGCATACCAATAACTGGGCCTCGAAAGCGGTGTTTGGCGAACGCGTCTGGCTAAACCGGCAAGAGGTGCCCATTCCGCCTCATCACCGGCTTGCGCCGCATCTTCTGACCGTTGTCTCCGCCATCGGCATCCCTTTTCTGCTCTGGGGTCTGTACGCGCTCGCGCTCTGGCCAACACTCTTCGGCGCCGCACTGATCTATCTGGGCAAAATGTGGTTCGTCGACCGCATGGTCTGGCTCTACGAGGACATGAAGGACGCGCACCCATCTTACGCAGCGTGGATGCGTTAG
- the secB gene encoding protein-export chaperone SecB, with amino-acid sequence MAEENKPNGGDDQSTEQAQQGPRVSVLGQYIKDLSFENPNAPKSLQEPGENPNLQLNFNVGANKLSEDTYEVTLHFEGAAKSESSGIYQLDLVYAGVFRVENFPQERLRPFLFVDCPATLFPFVRRIIADLTREGGYPPLLIDPIDFAALYRRNAAQQQQQQQQENEAEA; translated from the coding sequence ATGGCGGAAGAGAACAAGCCCAATGGCGGCGACGACCAAAGCACTGAGCAGGCCCAGCAGGGGCCACGAGTCAGCGTCCTCGGCCAGTACATCAAGGATCTCTCGTTCGAGAACCCGAACGCCCCGAAATCCCTGCAGGAGCCGGGCGAGAACCCGAACCTTCAACTCAATTTCAATGTTGGCGCCAACAAGCTAAGCGAAGACACCTACGAGGTGACGCTGCATTTCGAGGGCGCGGCCAAGAGTGAAAGCTCCGGGATTTATCAGCTTGACCTCGTTTATGCCGGAGTGTTCCGGGTGGAGAATTTTCCGCAGGAGCGGCTGCGCCCGTTCCTGTTCGTGGATTGCCCGGCGACGCTGTTTCCATTTGTCCGCCGGATCATTGCCGATCTCACCCGCGAAGGTGGCTACCCGCCGCTGCTGATCGACCCGATCGATTTCGCTGCGCTCTATCGGCGCAACGCAGCGCAGCAACAGCAACAGCAACAGCAGGAAAACGAAGCAGAAGCCTGA
- the dnaQ gene encoding DNA polymerase III subunit epsilon has protein sequence MREIVLDTETTGLDPKQGHRIIEIGCIELVNYVPSGREFHQFINPERDVPEDAQQVHGITNDFLADKPVFSEVADSFLEFIADSKLVIHNASFDIGFINHELVQVSRDPIPFDRVVDTLALARRKHPAGPNSLDALCKRYRIDLSERTKHGALLDSELLARVYMELIGGTQAALGLEEAFARGPALQPGTEIRVRPRPAVLPPRLTAEEQEAHRAFLEDLGAPALWDSYESRE, from the coding sequence CATTGAGATCGGCTGCATCGAATTGGTGAATTACGTTCCGAGTGGGCGGGAATTTCACCAGTTCATCAACCCCGAGCGCGATGTGCCCGAGGACGCACAGCAGGTGCACGGCATCACGAATGACTTCCTCGCCGACAAGCCGGTCTTTTCCGAGGTCGCCGACTCGTTCCTGGAGTTCATCGCCGACTCCAAGCTGGTCATCCACAACGCCAGTTTCGACATCGGCTTCATAAATCACGAGCTGGTGCAGGTTTCGCGCGACCCGATCCCGTTCGACCGGGTGGTCGATACGCTGGCGCTCGCCCGGCGCAAGCATCCGGCCGGGCCGAACAGCCTCGATGCGTTGTGCAAGCGGTATCGCATCGACCTGAGCGAGCGGACCAAGCATGGCGCCCTGCTGGACAGCGAACTGCTTGCTCGCGTCTACATGGAGTTGATCGGTGGGACACAGGCTGCGCTTGGCCTGGAGGAAGCTTTCGCGCGCGGTCCGGCGCTTCAGCCCGGTACGGAAATCCGTGTGCGCCCACGCCCTGCGGTTTTGCCCCCGCGTCTCACCGCTGAGGAACAAGAAGCGCACCGGGCGTTCCTCGAAGATCTAGGCGCGCCCGCTCTGTGGGACAGCTACGAAAGCCGCGAATAG